The proteins below come from a single Thunnus thynnus chromosome 10, fThuThy2.1, whole genome shotgun sequence genomic window:
- the zgc:101716 gene encoding uncharacterized protein C8orf76 — MEILGSTFDDSVFSEARDRVSVSLSSYKAKVCEPEWFCESGALDTDDSLEKQKVHKFRGDLAVRQGKYQVALDAYSSCLEWIADNNLTIRRDVLEGMARCCTKLGQREKALDLADLLSKEASNTCHLIGLLLLKVSIYQHFGAIGSKVSSLQQLCSLLPFNPWHWCTLGQTCLQLLERDRATGSCSPQRCESAGEQRDGETAEQQEEAAELDEDRIWLKACMSFIRTRLLLRILRQQQSSFVLQRSESALQTTEKALQWLNPKETTLQAVTEVMSEDLIPEKMREDYQDGESLATVCVQSFRERWWNKILLTGVLETDGCQHRTDTKS, encoded by the exons ATGGAGATATTAGGAAGCACGTTTGATGACTCGGTGTTTTCAGAGGCGAGAGACCgagtctctgtgtctttgtcctCTTACAAAGCCAAAGTGTGTGAGCCGGAG tggTTTTGTGAGAGCGGCGCTCTCGATACAGACGATTCTTTGGAGAAGCAGAAAGTCCACAAGTTTAGAGGTGACTTGGCTGTGAGGCAGGGCAAATATCAG gTAGCCCTGGATGCGTACAGCAGCTGCCTGGAGTGGATTGCTGACAACAACCTGACCATCAGAAGGGATGTGCTGGAGGGAATGGCTCGATGCTGCACCAAACtgggacagagagaaaaggcgTTGGACTTGGCTGACTTACTG agcAAAGAAGCCTCCAACACCTGTCATCTGATCGGCCTCCTGCTGCTCAAG GTCAGCATCTACCAGCATTTTGGAGCCATAGGATCAAAGGTGTCgtctctgcagcagctgtgcAGCCTGCTGCCCTTTAACCCTTGGCACTGGTGCACCCTAGGACAAACgtgtctgcagctgctggagagGGACAGAGCCACAG GATCCTGTTCCCCACAGAGGTGTGAGTCAGCAGGAGAgcagagggatggagagacTGCGGAGCAACAGGAGGAGGCAGCAGAGCTCGATGAGGACAGGATCTGGCTGAAGGCCTGCATGAGCTTCATCAGGACAAG ACTCCTGTTGAGAATCCTTCGGCAGCAGCAGTCGTCCTTTGTGCTGCAGCGCAGCGAAAGTGCCCtccaaacaacagaaaaggcGTTACAGTGGCTAAATCCCAAAGAGACAACTCTGCAGGCCGTCACTGAG GTGATGTCAGAGGACCTGATCCCAGAGAAGATGAGGGAAGACTACCAGGACGGGGAGAGTTTGGCTACCGTGTGTGTGCAGAGCTTCAGAGAACGCTGGTGGAACAAGATCTTACTGACTGGAGTGCTAGAGACTGATGGATGTCAACATCGGACAGACACAAAGTCCTGA
- the LOC137190677 gene encoding protein FAM83D-like, which yields MDASFLSVLWHRRSKPVGKVRQRVQDLRISSSSYNEFIASRPTLDLSHNESARLAVDCLLNRGLEGYHEMLNTEGEVDFLSDVEKNYVKENVRDADTVDPGASADNDTELESSCADSQSPTQCPAVSTDSDTTVAALDLTRLKDVRWSDPVLDKPSIKVYFQSDSKAAGMKDVVREFIRKARTALVIVMDSFSDVELLCDLLEASRRNVSIHLLLDHLNLNLFVSMWQELKLNSKNFPVSLSVFLSHRLPVYIAPSFCFCCYFYIIYSLTELKAKKKSSNINLRFKLSVRSVDGQTYCAKTGRKLTGQIAESFIITDWNEALTGSYSFSWLSWQVHRSLAVLVKGSAVTPFHQEFHRLYCSSKPVPGFVTVPHTHSDSFSQSKSSQNKTMCRAWSADAQNTQTKAKMPADVPSSGLSKLSAEFECSDGNTHPLHVAGTQTQTKPLSQIQIQTQLCSKTVVQAETPQSVSVEKPKHAVEAVLTQHDAKINVESLEKNQNQTQDPAQNQIQSHSNPLSQTHDSYCQPELTGLTITTTTTTAAENAAKLQESNTLGSLTHTQHNTVRYQSPFKTNSNLDYHNVGTETLFFQQRNRHRMTQPSGIAAGLNTQRGQWSYTLNLKQHVDFLSDNPNVFSPSMSQQKQTNTGLQFPLTHPRGYTSGLETKFWSFGTRRQDQPQRHRHLSTESPGLMSASTGMETHLKVQLQTDSKLFLPATGTKLHLQHCTSQQSARLNWNHTGRPRPVVRHNSFGSAYGIGQEMGGQLGWRAFHSSGMTTLGRSKSMTE from the exons ATGGATGCCAGCTTTCTTTCTGTGCTGTGGCACAGGAGGTCAAAACCTGTAGGGAAGGTGAGGCAACGGGTGCAAGACCTCcgcatctcttcctcctcttacAATGAGTTTATAGCCAGCAGACCCACGTTGGACCTGAGCCACAACGAGAGCGCTCGGCTGGCAGTGGACTGCCTGCTCAACCGGGGCTTAGAGGGATACCATGAGATGTTAAACACAGAGGGAGAAGTGGACTTTCTGTCAGATGTGGAGAAGAATTACGTCAAGGAAAATGTGAGGGATGCTGACAcag TTGATCCTGGTGCATCTGCTGATAATGACACAGAGTTGGAGAGCTCATGTGCTGACTCCCAGTCGCCCACACAATGCCCTGCAGTGTCCACAGACAGTGATACTACTGTGGCTGCCTTGGACCTGACCAGACTGAAAG ATGTGAGGTGGAGTGATCCTGTCCTGGACAAGCCCAGCATCAAGGTTTATTTCCAGTCTGACAGCAAGGCAGCCGGCATGAAAGACGTGGTGAGGGAGTTCATCAGAAAGGCCAGAACG gcccTGGTCATAGTGATGGACAGCTTCAGTGACGTGGAGCTGCTGTGTGATCTTCTGGAGGCCAGCAGAAGGAATGTGTccattcatctgctgctggatCATCTCAACCTGAACCTGTTCGTCAGCATGTGGCAAGAGCTCAAACTCAACAGCAAGAACTTCCCAGTGAGTCTGTCCGTCTTCCTGTCTCACCGCCTGCCTGTCTACATTGccccctctttctgtttttgttgttatttttatattatttatagcCTCACTGAgttaaaagctaaaaaaaaaagttcaaatataAACCTGAGATTT AAGCTGTCAGTTCGCAGTGTTGATGGACAGACTTACTGTGCCAAGACAGGCAGGAAGCTGACTGGCCAAATTGCTGAAAGTTTCATCATCACTGACTGGAATGAGGCGCTGACTGGCTCATACag TTTCTCCTGGCTGTCCTGGCAGGTCCATCGGAGTCTTGCTGTTCTTGTAAAGGGCAGCGCGGTCACACCCTTCCATCAGGAATTCCACAGGCTGTACTGCAGCTCTAAACCAGTCCCCGGCTTCGTTACTGTGCCTCACACTCACAGTGACAGTTTCAGTCAGTCGAAATCAAGCCAGAACAAAACAATGTGCCGGGCTTGGTCTGCAGATGCACAAAACACTcagacaaaagcaaaaatgcctGCAGATGTCCCAAGTAGTGGATTATCTAAACTCAGTGCAGAGTTTGAGTGCAGCGATGGTAATACACACCCTCTGCATGTTGCAGGTACACAAACGCAGACAAAACCTCTTTCACAGATCCAAATCCAAACACAGCTGTGCTCGAAAACTGTGGTTCAAGCAGAAACACCGCAGAGTGTATCCGTGGAAAAGCCGAAGCATGCAGTGGAAGCAGTCTTAACCCAGCATGACGCAAAAATAAACGTGGAATCTCTGGAGAAGAATCAAAACCAGACACAAGATCCAGCTCAAAACCAGATCCAGAGTCACTCGAATCCTCTCAGTCAGACCCACGACTCATATTGTCAGCCTGAGCTCACCGGCCttaccatcaccaccaccaccaccactgcagctgaaaatgctGCAAAGCTTCAAGAGTCAAACACTCTGGgctccctgacacacacacagcacaataCTGTCCGTTATCAGTCCCCTTTCAAGACTAATTCTAATCTTGATTACCATAATGTTGGTACTGAAACACTTTTCTTTCAGCAAAGAAATAGACACAGGATGACACAGCCTTCAGGGATCGCTGCAggtttaaacacacaaagaggacAATGGAGCTACACACTTAACTTAAAACAACACGTGGACTTTCTGTCTGATAATCCTAATgtcttctctccctccatgtcacagcaaaagcaaacaaacacagggCTTCAGTTCCCTTTAACCCATCCAAGAGGCTACACATCTGGATTAGAAACCAAATTTTGGTCCTTTGGAACCAGGAGGCAAGATCAGCCACAGAGGCACCGTCATTTATCCACAGAGTCGCCAGGGTTAATGTCAGCATCAACAGGTATGGAGACTCATCTTAAGGTTCAGCTCCAGACAGACTCCAAGCTGTTCTTACCAGCTACAGGAACCAAGCTGCACCTACAGCACTGTACCTCCCAGCAGTCTGCAAGACTAAACTGGAATCACACTGGGAGACCCAGACCCGTGGTTAGACACAACTCATTCGGCAGCGCCTACGGGATTGGACAAGAGATGGGTGGACAGCTGGGCTGGAGGGCGTTTCACAGCAGCGGGATGACAACATTGGGAAGGAGCAAGAGCATGACTGAGTGA